Proteins found in one Deinobacterium chartae genomic segment:
- a CDS encoding gamma carbonic anhydrase family protein, with translation MPLYPFDGHFPEVHPTAWIAPSADLIGRVEIAAEASVWFGAVLRGDIEPIRVGAGSNVQDGAVLHTDAGHPCVLEENVTVGHRAIVHGAHVAAGALVGMGATLLSGSRLGAGAVLAAGALLPQGKTVPDGMLAVGVPARVVGPAGESGNAARYRALARRYQTEHGPTGSGTVGKTR, from the coding sequence GTGCCGCTATACCCCTTCGACGGCCATTTTCCTGAGGTTCACCCGACGGCCTGGATCGCTCCCAGCGCCGACCTGATCGGTCGGGTCGAGATCGCAGCGGAGGCCAGCGTATGGTTCGGCGCAGTGCTGCGCGGCGACATCGAACCGATCCGGGTCGGAGCCGGATCGAATGTTCAAGACGGCGCGGTGCTGCACACCGACGCCGGGCACCCCTGCGTGCTCGAGGAGAACGTCACGGTGGGGCACCGCGCCATCGTGCACGGCGCGCATGTTGCCGCCGGGGCCCTGGTCGGGATGGGGGCCACGCTGCTCTCGGGATCGCGCCTGGGTGCCGGAGCAGTGCTGGCCGCCGGAGCGCTGCTGCCGCAGGGCAAGACGGTCCCGGACGGCATGCTGGCCGTCGGGGTTCCGGCCCGGGTGGTGGGGCCCGCGGGAGAGAGCGGGAACGCCGCACGCTACCGGGCCCTGGCGCGGCGCTATCAGACCGAGCACGGGCCCACCGGGTCCGGGACGGTGGGGAAAACCCGATGA
- a CDS encoding NUDIX hydrolase produces MSVPVRGAGGVVFDSKGNVLLIRYPSGGWSFPKGHLEAGEDDPAAALREVEEETGVRAEIVADAGETEYVNAQGVLRRVRWFAMRAAGGQERLEDTFSDGGFYRLQQARELLSYEEDRNLLERALHALEIRAQGES; encoded by the coding sequence ATGAGCGTACCGGTAAGAGGCGCAGGCGGCGTGGTATTCGACTCCAAGGGCAACGTCTTGCTGATCCGCTACCCCAGCGGGGGATGGAGCTTTCCCAAAGGTCACCTCGAGGCGGGCGAGGACGATCCGGCAGCGGCCCTGCGCGAGGTCGAGGAGGAAACCGGCGTGCGGGCCGAGATCGTGGCCGACGCGGGCGAAACCGAGTACGTGAACGCCCAGGGTGTCTTGCGACGGGTGCGCTGGTTTGCCATGCGTGCAGCGGGCGGGCAGGAGCGGCTCGAGGACACCTTCAGCGACGGCGGCTTTTACCGTTTGCAGCAGGCGCGCGAACTGTTAAGCTATGAAGAAGACCGCAACCTGCTGGAACGTGCGCTTCACGCGCTCGAAATTCGCGCCCAAGGAGAGAGCTAA
- a CDS encoding HTTM domain-containing protein translates to MRNVSRSVAARRGRPPSSMPLPGIAALRRGVTFLLRRAFTLDVRALAVFRVALGLAMIVDSLQILPWLYKLIGDDSVSPRWLSVFSHSYFSLLNSSGDAWFVTLIFALYYLTALAIIVGFHANTALLAAFVLYSSVQHANYYIDSGATVLLKMYLLWAAFLPVSARWSLDAALRPRPPQAQAEVFSISSAVLVAQIAMLYLMSFALKTGADWHEGSALEKVIRYQMAMIEPWVTGLLAYPALLKFLTYFALGLELVAPLLILLGGWPRLLGMLLLIGMHVGFDLFLALGAFPTVAIAGLLVLIPTQVWNLRKRRFAEGLVLFCDSSPRSERSVRLVRSWLCLDGLELQPFSRDPRAAALHAASGSWVLRSAQDQRLTGGDVLIELVRHSPFKPLGYVLGLRPLRSLLKWTFARAARHRAGVDAALPAYHPPFWRLPYLSEITVLVLAIGALGSNLLTARNDFSRVPGYVSALGLMQDWRMFAPLVGKQSGWLVAEGHTYSGRAVEPYQYLVHGRTEISYERPRKPNAFLGGERWRKYVEAAAYDSNLSRFFAGYLCHYWARRQSDAFQSIKLFYFEEFEGSPAQMRVLYEGTCPSYNF, encoded by the coding sequence ATGCGAAACGTGTCGAGATCGGTGGCCGCACGGCGCGGGCGTCCGCCGTCCAGTATGCCCCTTCCCGGCATTGCCGCCCTGCGGCGGGGAGTTACGTTCCTGCTGCGCCGGGCTTTTACCCTGGACGTGCGGGCCCTGGCGGTCTTCCGGGTGGCGCTGGGCCTGGCCATGATCGTGGACTCGCTGCAGATCCTGCCGTGGCTTTACAAGCTGATCGGGGACGACTCGGTCTCGCCGCGCTGGCTGAGCGTGTTTTCACACTCGTACTTCTCGCTGCTCAACTCGAGCGGCGACGCGTGGTTCGTTACGCTGATCTTTGCGCTGTACTACCTCACGGCCCTGGCCATCATCGTGGGCTTTCACGCCAACACGGCGCTGCTGGCCGCTTTCGTGCTGTACAGCAGCGTGCAGCACGCCAACTACTACATCGATTCCGGAGCGACGGTGCTGCTCAAGATGTACCTGCTGTGGGCCGCCTTCTTGCCGGTCAGCGCCCGCTGGTCCCTCGATGCCGCCCTGCGCCCGCGTCCTCCCCAGGCCCAAGCCGAGGTGTTCTCGATCTCCTCGGCGGTGCTGGTCGCCCAGATAGCGATGCTGTACCTGATGAGCTTCGCGCTCAAGACCGGTGCGGACTGGCACGAAGGCAGCGCCCTCGAGAAGGTCATCCGTTACCAGATGGCCATGATTGAACCGTGGGTCACCGGCCTGCTGGCCTACCCGGCACTGCTGAAGTTCCTGACCTACTTCGCGCTGGGCCTCGAGCTGGTCGCTCCGCTCCTGATCCTGCTGGGCGGCTGGCCGCGCCTGCTGGGCATGCTCCTCTTGATCGGCATGCACGTGGGTTTCGATCTGTTCTTGGCCCTGGGCGCTTTCCCGACCGTTGCCATCGCCGGGCTGCTGGTCCTGATTCCGACACAGGTCTGGAACCTGCGCAAGCGACGCTTCGCCGAGGGTCTGGTTCTGTTCTGCGACAGCTCACCGCGCTCGGAACGCAGTGTCCGGCTGGTCCGGTCGTGGCTGTGCCTCGACGGCCTCGAGCTGCAACCGTTCTCGCGAGATCCCCGCGCCGCCGCCCTGCACGCCGCCTCGGGCAGCTGGGTTTTGCGTTCCGCACAAGACCAGCGGCTGACCGGCGGTGACGTGCTGATCGAACTGGTGCGCCACAGCCCCTTCAAGCCGCTGGGATACGTGCTGGGCCTGCGTCCGCTGCGCAGCCTGCTGAAGTGGACCTTTGCCAGGGCGGCACGCCATCGTGCCGGGGTAGACGCGGCCCTGCCGGCTTACCACCCGCCGTTCTGGCGCCTGCCTTATCTGAGCGAAATCACCGTGCTGGTGCTTGCCATCGGAGCACTCGGCTCGAACCTGCTGACCGCTCGCAACGACTTCTCCCGGGTTCCCGGCTACGTCAGCGCCCTGGGCCTCATGCAAGACTGGCGGATGTTCGCGCCGCTGGTGGGCAAGCAGAGCGGCTGGCTGGTCGCCGAAGGCCACACCTACAGCGGACGGGCGGTAGAACCTTACCAGTATCTGGTGCATGGCCGCACCGAGATCTCTTACGAGCGCCCGCGCAAGCCCAACGCTTTCTTGGGCGGCGAACGCTGGCGCAAGTACGTGGAGGCCGCCGCGTACGACTCGAACCTCAGCCGCTTCTTCGCCGGCTACCTGTGCCATTACTGGGCACGACGCCAGTCGGATGCCTTCCAGAGCATCAAGCTGTTTTATTTCGAGGAATTCGAGGGGAGTCCCGCCCAGATGCGGGTGTTGTACGAGGGCACGTGCCCCAGCTACAATTTCTGA
- a CDS encoding HTTM domain-containing protein, whose translation MDVRALAVFRVGLGIAMIVDSLQLVPWLYTLFGDDSIVPRWWAIGPHSSFTLLHAGGDTWFVTLFFALYYLTALAIIVGYRANLAMLLGCIMAASVQYGNTYIDSGASDLLKLYLLWGAFLPVGARWSLDAALRPTPPQSESNVFSISSAVLIFQIMALYMCGAAMKTGADWHDGSALEKVLRHAPTLTEPWTNSLLAYPGLLKFGTHAALALEYVAPVLFLLGGWPRAIGMLALIGLHVGIESMLAIGAFPTIAIAGLLVLIPAQVWNLRKRRFAEGATLFYDDASPYWGRVARLTRVFLCLDGLELRPAREDERAHTLQQQHASWVLQLPGGPLLTGGDALIELMTRSPLRVLGRLLGLRPLRALVNWAFALSGRHPQTADLLIPSYRARRWRPRYVSELIVLVLAAGSLGSAVLNAAGLKQYVPSYVSPLGLSQSWGMFAPVVIRDVGWAVAEARTQSGRVIDPNQYLLHGRTEVSYERPAALNGFIGSERWRKYWESAGYDVNLAQFFTGYLCHYWNTRHSSDTIVEIKLTFLEFKSGAGPMPRLLYTGACPQYNF comes from the coding sequence TTGGACGTACGGGCCCTGGCCGTCTTCCGGGTCGGCCTGGGCATCGCGATGATCGTGGACTCGCTGCAACTTGTGCCCTGGCTCTATACGCTGTTCGGCGACGACTCGATCGTTCCGCGCTGGTGGGCCATAGGTCCCCACTCGAGCTTCACCCTGCTGCACGCCGGCGGCGACACCTGGTTTGTCACGCTGTTTTTCGCGCTGTACTACCTGACAGCCCTGGCCATCATCGTTGGTTACCGCGCCAACTTGGCCATGCTGCTGGGCTGCATCATGGCGGCCAGTGTGCAGTACGGCAACACGTACATCGACTCGGGTGCCAGCGATCTGCTCAAGCTCTACCTGCTGTGGGGAGCTTTCCTGCCGGTCGGGGCGCGATGGTCACTCGACGCCGCCTTGCGCCCCACCCCGCCCCAAAGCGAATCCAACGTTTTTTCCATCTCCTCGGCGGTCCTGATCTTTCAAATCATGGCGCTGTACATGTGCGGCGCTGCCATGAAAACCGGCGCGGACTGGCACGACGGCAGCGCTCTGGAAAAAGTGCTGCGCCACGCCCCCACCCTGACCGAGCCCTGGACCAACAGCCTGCTCGCGTACCCGGGGCTGCTCAAGTTCGGAACCCATGCGGCCCTTGCCCTCGAGTACGTCGCTCCGGTGCTGTTTCTGCTGGGCGGCTGGCCGCGCGCGATCGGCATGCTGGCCCTGATCGGCCTGCACGTGGGCATCGAGAGCATGCTGGCCATCGGGGCTTTCCCGACCATCGCCATTGCCGGGCTGCTGGTCCTGATTCCAGCGCAGGTCTGGAACCTGCGCAAGCGGCGCTTCGCCGAGGGCGCGACCCTGTTTTACGACGACGCATCACCGTACTGGGGGCGTGTTGCGCGACTCACCCGGGTTTTCCTGTGCCTCGACGGCCTCGAGCTGCGCCCGGCCCGCGAGGACGAGAGGGCCCATACGTTGCAGCAGCAACACGCGAGCTGGGTGCTGCAGCTGCCCGGCGGCCCGCTGCTTACGGGCGGGGACGCGCTGATCGAACTGATGACCCGCAGTCCCTTGAGGGTGCTGGGCCGCCTGCTGGGCCTGCGCCCGCTGCGCGCCCTGGTGAACTGGGCCTTCGCCCTGAGCGGCCGACATCCGCAGACCGCGGACCTGCTGATTCCCAGCTACCGCGCCCGCCGCTGGCGCCCCCGCTACGTGAGCGAACTGATCGTACTGGTGCTGGCGGCAGGCTCGCTCGGCTCGGCGGTCCTGAACGCCGCAGGCTTAAAGCAGTACGTCCCGAGCTACGTGTCCCCTCTGGGCCTCTCTCAGAGCTGGGGCATGTTCGCTCCGGTCGTGATCCGAGACGTCGGCTGGGCGGTGGCCGAGGCGCGCACCCAGAGCGGACGGGTGATCGACCCCAACCAGTACCTGTTGCACGGGCGCACCGAGGTGTCCTACGAGCGCCCCGCCGCCCTCAACGGCTTTATCGGCAGCGAACGCTGGCGCAAGTACTGGGAGAGCGCCGGTTACGACGTCAACCTGGCCCAGTTCTTTACAGGTTATCTGTGCCACTACTGGAACACCCGGCACTCCAGCGATACCATCGTTGAAATCAAGCTGACCTTCCTCGAGTTCAAGAGCGGCGCGGGCCCCATGCCGCGCCTGCTGTATACCGGCGCCTGCCCGCAGTACAACTTCTGA
- a CDS encoding trans-sulfuration enzyme family protein, which produces MTYTPQTLAARAGEEAAPHSGRPLIEGIAASTVYAFDSLTDLEAALSGSSGLPFYYRNGTPNAATLERAVAALEGTEAAVCAASGMGALLGAFLAIAAAGDHIVADQQAYGGTFALLTAELPRLGIEVSLVDATDLEAVTAALRPNTRLLHVEALSNPLMTVADLPALAELAHAHGARLSVDSTFASPALLRPAEHGADLVVHSLSKYLSGHSNAMGGIVAGSRELIESVRLRLVRLGATVSAFDAWMTLQGLKTLGLRMRAHAGNAQAIADVLSNHPRIERVYHPGLEDHPQFELAQRLFPEGYGGMLSFELRGDLEEFVARLRGKIPLAPSLADVASTLSYPAGTSHRALSPEARAALGISDQLLRLSVGIEDIGDLLADLEAALA; this is translated from the coding sequence ATGACGTACACGCCCCAGACCCTCGCCGCCCGTGCCGGGGAAGAAGCCGCGCCCCACAGCGGCCGCCCCCTGATCGAGGGCATCGCGGCCTCCACCGTTTACGCCTTTGACAGCCTGACCGACCTCGAGGCCGCGCTGTCCGGCAGCTCCGGCCTGCCGTTTTACTACCGCAACGGCACCCCCAACGCAGCGACCCTCGAGCGGGCCGTTGCGGCCCTCGAGGGCACCGAGGCGGCGGTGTGCGCGGCCTCGGGCATGGGTGCGCTGCTGGGCGCTTTTCTGGCGATAGCAGCGGCCGGAGATCACATCGTGGCCGATCAGCAGGCGTACGGAGGCACCTTCGCGCTGCTGACCGCCGAACTGCCCCGGCTGGGCATCGAGGTGAGCCTGGTCGATGCCACCGACCTCGAGGCGGTGACGGCCGCCCTGCGCCCCAATACCCGGCTGCTGCACGTCGAGGCTCTCAGCAACCCGCTCATGACCGTGGCCGACCTGCCCGCCTTAGCCGAGCTGGCCCACGCGCACGGAGCGCGGCTGAGCGTGGACAGCACCTTTGCTTCCCCGGCGCTGCTGCGCCCCGCCGAGCACGGAGCGGACCTGGTGGTGCACTCGCTCTCCAAGTACCTCTCGGGCCACTCGAACGCCATGGGCGGCATCGTTGCGGGAAGCCGTGAGCTGATCGAGTCGGTTCGCCTGCGGCTGGTGCGTCTGGGAGCCACGGTCTCGGCCTTCGACGCCTGGATGACCCTGCAGGGCCTCAAGACCCTGGGTCTGCGCATGCGCGCTCACGCCGGCAATGCCCAGGCGATCGCCGACGTGCTGTCCAACCACCCGCGCATCGAACGGGTCTACCACCCCGGCCTCGAGGATCACCCGCAGTTCGAGCTGGCGCAGCGGCTGTTTCCCGAGGGTTACGGCGGCATGCTGTCGTTCGAGTTACGCGGTGACCTCGAGGAGTTCGTTGCCCGCTTGCGCGGCAAGATTCCGCTGGCTCCCTCGCTGGCCGACGTGGCATCCACCCTGTCTTACCCGGCGGGCACCTCGCACCGCGCCCTCAGCCCCGAGGCCCGCGCCGCGCTGGGCATCTCGGACCAGCTGCTGCGGCTCTCGGTGGGTATCGAGGACATCGGGGACCTGCTGGCCGACCTCGAGGCGGCGCTGGCCTGA
- the clpA gene encoding ATP-dependent Clp protease ATP-binding subunit ClpA yields the protein MIGAALEQSILRALELARSAGHEYATLEHLLLALIDDPDAAPVLRACGADLEVLSHEIEAALASLEELEDAEPSPTLAFQRTLQRAVYAVQSAGKEQVSGANVLVALFEERTSRAAQILERQGVTRLAALEYISHGLARVERFNRPRRTEGTEEATADTAATPEGEGALEAYCIDLTARARDGRIDELIGREPELERTLQVLARRSKNNPILVGEPGVGKTAIVEGLALRAVQGKVPEALEGVTVYALDMGALIAGTRYRGDFEERLKAVIRALEQHENAILFIDEIHTVVGAGAVSGGTLDASNLLKPALTGGRLRVIGATTYSEYKAFERDRALSRRFQKIDVPEPSVDEAYRIVKGAAPYLEKHHGLRYTEAALKAAVDLSVRYLTDRRLPDKAIDVLDEAGAAQTLLPRRARRRTLGASQVEAVVAKMARLPLGQVSAHVQQSLATLEEDLRAGVFGQDRAVQVLADAVKLSRAGLRPENKPVGSFLFSGPTGVGKTELARRLAEVLGLELIRFDMSEYMESHTVSRLIGAPPGYVGFDQGGLLTDAILKHPQAVLLLDEIEKAHPDLYNVLLQVMDYGRLTDHNGRQVDFRGVVLIMTTNAGAADAARPALGFGGGDRAFEAEEAVKRTFTPEFRNRLDAIVPFGPLGSETVLKVVDKFVAQLAAQLREKAVDLEVTPAARAWLARRGFDPLYGARPLSRTLQDQVARPLADELLFGQLRQGGYARVDLEGDALSFQVRPA from the coding sequence GTGATCGGCGCGGCCCTCGAGCAGAGCATCCTGCGCGCCCTCGAACTGGCCCGCTCCGCCGGACACGAATACGCCACCCTCGAGCACCTGCTGCTGGCCCTGATCGACGATCCCGACGCCGCCCCGGTGCTGCGCGCCTGCGGAGCCGATCTCGAAGTGCTCTCGCACGAGATCGAGGCGGCCTTGGCCAGCCTCGAGGAGCTCGAGGACGCCGAACCCTCGCCGACGCTCGCCTTCCAGCGCACGCTACAGCGTGCCGTGTACGCGGTGCAGAGCGCTGGCAAAGAGCAGGTCAGCGGTGCCAACGTGCTCGTTGCCCTGTTCGAGGAACGCACCTCGCGCGCCGCACAGATCCTCGAGCGTCAAGGAGTCACGCGCCTGGCTGCCCTCGAGTACATCTCGCACGGCCTCGCACGGGTCGAGCGCTTCAACCGCCCGCGCCGCACCGAAGGTACGGAGGAAGCCACCGCCGATACCGCCGCGACTCCCGAGGGCGAAGGGGCACTCGAGGCTTACTGCATCGACCTGACCGCGCGCGCCCGCGACGGGCGTATCGACGAACTGATCGGGCGCGAGCCCGAACTCGAGCGTACCTTGCAGGTGCTGGCGCGCCGCTCCAAGAACAACCCGATCCTGGTGGGCGAGCCCGGCGTGGGCAAGACCGCCATCGTGGAAGGACTGGCGCTGCGCGCCGTGCAGGGCAAGGTGCCCGAGGCCCTCGAGGGGGTTACGGTCTACGCGCTGGACATGGGGGCCCTCATCGCCGGCACCCGCTACCGCGGCGACTTCGAAGAGCGGCTCAAGGCGGTTATCCGGGCGCTCGAGCAGCATGAGAACGCGATTTTGTTCATCGATGAGATTCATACGGTAGTCGGTGCCGGCGCGGTCTCGGGCGGAACGCTTGACGCCAGCAACCTGCTCAAGCCGGCTTTGACCGGCGGACGCCTGCGGGTGATCGGGGCCACCACCTACAGCGAGTACAAGGCCTTCGAGCGCGACCGAGCGCTCTCGCGGCGCTTCCAGAAGATCGATGTGCCCGAACCCAGCGTGGACGAGGCCTACCGCATCGTCAAGGGAGCAGCACCCTACCTCGAGAAGCACCACGGGCTGCGCTACACCGAGGCGGCCCTCAAGGCGGCGGTGGACCTGTCGGTGCGCTATCTCACCGACCGCCGCCTGCCCGACAAGGCCATCGACGTGCTCGACGAGGCCGGGGCCGCACAGACCCTGTTGCCGCGCCGCGCGCGCCGCCGCACCCTGGGAGCCTCGCAGGTGGAGGCGGTGGTGGCCAAGATGGCCCGCCTGCCGCTCGGACAGGTGAGTGCCCACGTGCAGCAGTCGCTCGCCACCCTCGAGGAGGACCTGCGTGCCGGAGTGTTTGGCCAGGACCGTGCGGTGCAGGTCCTGGCCGATGCGGTCAAGCTCTCGCGCGCCGGTCTGCGCCCCGAGAACAAGCCGGTGGGCAGCTTCTTGTTCAGCGGACCGACCGGGGTAGGCAAGACCGAACTGGCCCGCCGCCTGGCCGAGGTGCTGGGCCTCGAGCTGATCCGCTTTGACATGTCCGAGTACATGGAGTCTCATACGGTCTCACGGCTGATCGGTGCCCCGCCCGGCTATGTCGGCTTCGACCAGGGCGGCTTGCTCACCGACGCCATTCTCAAGCACCCGCAGGCGGTGCTGCTGCTCGACGAGATCGAAAAAGCGCACCCGGACCTGTACAACGTGCTGCTGCAGGTCATGGACTACGGTCGCCTCACCGACCATAACGGCCGACAGGTGGACTTCCGCGGCGTGGTCCTGATCATGACCACCAATGCCGGGGCCGCCGACGCGGCGCGTCCGGCACTGGGCTTCGGCGGAGGTGACCGCGCTTTCGAGGCCGAGGAGGCCGTGAAACGCACCTTCACCCCCGAGTTCCGCAACCGCCTGGATGCCATCGTGCCCTTTGGCCCGCTGGGCTCGGAGACCGTCTTGAAGGTGGTGGACAAGTTCGTGGCCCAGCTCGCCGCCCAGCTGCGCGAGAAAGCGGTGGACCTCGAGGTCACCCCCGCCGCCCGCGCCTGGCTGGCCAGGCGCGGTTTCGACCCGCTCTACGGAGCCCGCCCGCTCTCGCGCACCCTGCAAGACCAGGTGGCGCGACCGCTGGCCGACGAACTGCTGTTCGGACAACTCCGCCAGGGCGGCTATGCCCGGGTGGACCTCGAGGGGGATGCCCTGAGCTTCCAGGTGCGCCCCGCCTAG
- the clpS gene encoding ATP-dependent Clp protease adapter ClpS: MPQRPPESETQTLTRPELKTPEMYRVLLLNDDYTPMDFVVDLLIRLFHRSALQANRIMLAVHHKGSGVAGVYPREIAETKVHQATELARKAGHPLRCVMEEDI; this comes from the coding sequence ATGCCTCAGCGTCCCCCGGAGTCCGAGACGCAGACCCTCACCCGGCCCGAGCTCAAGACGCCGGAGATGTACCGGGTGCTGCTGCTCAACGACGACTACACCCCTATGGATTTCGTGGTTGACCTGCTCATCCGACTGTTTCACCGCTCTGCGTTGCAGGCCAACCGCATCATGCTGGCCGTTCACCACAAAGGCAGCGGCGTTGCCGGCGTGTACCCCCGGGAAATCGCCGAAACCAAGGTGCATCAGGCCACCGAACTTGCCCGCAAGGCCGGCCATCCGCTCAGATGCGTGATGGAGGAGGACATATGA